The following are from one region of the Silene latifolia isolate original U9 population chromosome 9, ASM4854445v1, whole genome shotgun sequence genome:
- the LOC141598575 gene encoding ultraviolet-B receptor UVR8-like has protein sequence MDVTTSGTETIQYCNISEQPIAATLVTSPRSTFQRLVRHCFGNSIPGEFPLAANPSIVLHVLTSCSLDPQDLAKLEATCSFFRKPANFSPDYELSIAELAAFDMCQKRAIFKPMTVEQRDELKQKCGGSWKLVLRYLLAGEACCRREKSQAIAGPGHSIVVTSNGAVYSFGSNSSGQLGHGLSPEGNTTDEYRPRLIRSLEGIRIIQATAGAGRTMLISDTGKVYAFGKDSFGEAEFGGQGSKTVNTPQPVESLKNIFVVQAAIGNFFTAVLSREGRVYTFSWGSDKKLGHQMEPADVHPYPLLGALENIPVVQIAAGYCYLLALACQPSGMSVYSVGCGLGGKLGHGSKTDEKYPRLIEQFQTLNIQPMVVAAGAWHAAVVGKDGRVCTWGWGRYGCLGHGNEDCESVPKVVEGLNDVKAVHIATGDYTTFVVSDNGDVYSFGCGESSSLGHGNEVDGQGNGHANVLKPEIVYSLKQVKERVVQISLTNSIFWNAHTFALTESGKLYGFGAGDKGQLGVKLGDNLIERGNPEPLDIDLTS, from the exons ATGGATGTCACAACAAGTGGAACTGAAACAATACAGTACTGTAACATCTCTGAACAACCCATTGCTGCAACGCTTGTCACCTCACCGCGGTCAACGTTCCAACGACTAGTACGACATTGTTTCGGGAATTCAATACCAGGGGAGTTTCCTTTGGCTGCCAACCCTTCTATTGTTCTTCATGTTCTTACATCATGTAGTCTAGACCCTCAAGACCTTGCGAAATTAGAG GCAACATGCTCTTTCTTTAGGAAACCGGCTAACTTTTCCCCTGATTATGAACTGTCCATAGCCGAGCTGGCTGCTTTCGATATGTGCCAAAAGAGGGCTATTTTTAAACCAATGACAGTTGAACAAAGGGATGAGTTGAAGCAGAAATGTGGGGGGTCatggaaattagtattgaggtATTTGTTGGCTGGTGAAGCATGTTGTCGCAGAGAAAAATCACAGGCAATAGCAGGGCCAGGACATAGCATTGTCGTAACTTCAAATGGAGCTGTGTACTCATTTGGGTCTAATAGTTCCGGACAACTGGGGCATGGGCTTTCACCAGAAGGCAATACTACTGATGAGTACCGGCCTCGCCTAATAAG GTCATTGGAAGGAATCCGGATCATCCAAGCAACAGCTGGTGCTGGCAGGACGATGTTGATTAGTGATACCGGAAAAGTTTATGCCTTTGGGAAAGACTCATTTGGAGAAGCGGAATTTGGAGGTCAAGGGTCGAAAACAGTTAACACTCCACAGCCAGTGGAGTCCTTGAAAAACATCTTTGTCGTCCAAGCTGCTATTGGAAACTTCTTCACTGCTGTATTATCAAGAGAAGGAAGGGTTTATACTTTCTCTTGGGGAAGCGATAAAAAGCTCGGACACCAAATGGAACCCGCTGATGTTCACCCATACCCTTTACTGGGGGCCCTTGAGAATATACCAGTTGTGCAGATTGCAGCTGGTTATTGTTACCTTCTTGCCCTTGCTTGTCAGCCTAGTGGGAT GTCAGTGTACTCGGTAGGGTGTGGTTTGGGAGGAAAGCTTGGACATGGTTCaaaaacagatgaaaaatatCCCCGATTAATCGAGCAATTTCAGACATTGAATATCCAGCCAATGGTTGTGGCGGCTGGCGCTTGGCATGCAGCTGTGGTTGGGAAAGATGGAAGGGTTTGTACATGGGGTTGGGGGCGTTATGGATGTTTGGGACACGGGAACGAAGACTGTGAATCTGTTCCAAAGGTGGTGGAAGGACTGAATGATGTCAAGGCTGTACATATTGCCACAGGAGATTATACCACTTTTGTGGTTTCTGATAATGGTGACGTTTATTCGTTTGGTTGTGGAGAATCTTCGAGTCTTGGGCACGGTAATGAGGTTGATGGACAG GGAAATGGGCACGCTAATGTATTAAAGCCGGAGATAGTGTACTCTTTAAAGCAGGTGAAGGAAAGGGTAGTACAAATCAGCCTGACTAATTCCATATTTTGGAATGCTCACACCTTCGCGCTCACCGAGTCAGGAAAACTATACGGCTTTGGCGCCGGTGACAAAGGGCAGCTAGGTGTAAAGCTTGGTGACAACCTGATTGAAAGAGGCAATCCAGAGCCCCTTGATATTGACCTTACTAGTTAG
- the LOC141598576 gene encoding putative pectate lyase 5, translating to MALHLSLLLLLLSLISPTIIHSSHVQDPELIVQEVQEKIYNATTRRNLGYLSCGTGNPIDDCWRCDSKWAKNRQRLADCAIGFGKGAIGGKNGKIYVVTNTKDDPVNPKPGSLRYGVIQDEPLWIIFERDMVIKLKEELMLNSFKTIDGRGASVHIAGGPCITIQYVTNIIVHGINVHDCKRGGNANVRDSPSHYGWRTISDGDGISIFGGSHIWVDHCSLSSCTDGLIDAIHGSTAITISNNYMTHHNKVMLLGHSDSETRDKNMQVTIAFNHFGEGLVQRMPRCRHGYFHVVNNDYTHWEMYAIGGSADPTINSQGNRFLAPNDPNNKEVTKREEWPQSAWKKWNWRSQGDLLLNGAFFTTSGAAASSSYARASSLSARPSSYVGSITVNAGTLSCKQGSHC from the exons ATGGCATTACATctctccttattacttcttctttTATCCTTAATTTCCCCAACTATAATTCATTCCTCTCATGTCCAAGATCCTGAACTAATTGTCCAAGAAGTACAAGA GAAAATTTACAATGCTACCACTAGGAGGAACTTAGGGTACCTTTCATGTGGGACGGGCAACCCGATCGACGATTGTTGGCGTTGCGACTCAAAATGGGCCAAGAACCGGCAAAGGCTAGCCGATTGTGCAATAGGGTTCGGAAAAGGTGCTATAGGAGGTAAAAATGGTAAAATTTACGTGGTTACGAACACTAAAGACGACCCAGTGAACCCGAAACCAGGGAGTTTAAGATATGGGGTGATCCAGGATGAGCCATTATGGATCATATTCGAACGTGACATGGTAATTAAACTGAAGGAAGAGTTAATGTTAAATTCTTTCAAGACAATTGACGGTCGCGGGGCGAGTGTCCATATTGCTGGTGGGCCCTGCATAACTATACAATATGTGACAAATATTATAGTCCATGGTATTAATGTACATGATTGTAAACGGGGAGGTAACGCAAATGTGCGTGACTCCCCGTCACATTATGGGTGGAGGACAATATCGGATGGTGATGGTATTTCCATATTTGGTGGTAGTCATATTTGGGTCGATCATTGTTCGTTGTCTAGTTGTACGGATGGATTAATTGACGCGATTCATGGTTCGACTGCTATAACAATTTCtaataattatatgacccatcaTAATAAGGTTATGCTTTTGGGTCATAGCGATTCCGAAACTCGAGATAAGAATATGCAAGTTACTATTGCTTTCAACCATTTTGGTGAAGGGTTAGTCCAAAGAATGCCTAG GTGTAGACATGGGTATTTTCATGTGGTGAACAATGACTATACCCATTGGGAAATGTATGCTATTGGAGGAAGTGCAGACCCTACCATTAACAGCCAAGGCAATAGATTTCTTGCTCCTAATGATCCCAATAATAAAGAG GTAACAAAGAGGGAGGAGTGGCCACAAAGTGCATGGAAGAAGTGGAATTGGAGATCACAAGGAGATTTGCTGTTAAACGGAGCATTCTTCACAACATCAGGGGCCGCAGCATCGTCAAGCTACGCAAGGGCTTCGAGTTTGAGCGCGCGACCATCATCTTATGTCGGTTCTATCACCGTCAATGCCGGTACACTTAGCTGCAAACAAGGGTCTCATTGCTGA